The genomic interval GCCCAACTCTCCATGCATGccactagcttagctagcaCTACGTACTTGCTGTGGAGTCAACCCTGGGCATCACCAGTCGAACCACCAGCCCACGCTGTATATTGAATCATGCTGTGTATTGGGTGGGTGGTGTGGATTCACTCAATACACAGGTGGGACTATTCACACATGTATAATATACACGGACAGCCAAACGAGGCCTAATGAAGATAGAAtgcaatatatattataatgcTTTGTAGGAAGCAGAACATTTCACCATTTAGGCCTACAAATAAATACGTGGGTTGTTATCGGTGGCGGACCCAGGATTGGGACAACATAGGCTTGACCTGGGGCTTGGCTCCAAAACTCCATGTAAATCCTTCGGAAATTGTCCTAGTTTGGATTgtttatttcataaaaaaatgatttaaagaCTTACCAACCTGAATTAAATTAAAACCGTTGGAAGATCTTGTCCTAGTTAATTTGGACGGTTTATTTCATAAAAAATGATTTAGTGACTTGCCAACCTGAATTAAATTAAAACTGTTGGAAGAGCTTGTCCTAGTTTGGATGGTGGTTCAAAGCAGTACGGCAGGCAACTTGAAgttacataaataaaaaatcTAGTACATATCGGGGAGCATAACTTGGGTATCTAGGTCATAATAAATATTTAACCAAACAATTATGTATGTCAATTATTAGCGGGAATTTTGATACacattatatatagaaaaaaaatgaagaattCAGGTCTTGACGTTTAGAAATTATCCTCCAATAATGATCACAGCTACTTTTAGTAAGTTCGACCTGGAGAAACAAATTAACTTGTAAGAGACCATGGCCATGAAAAAGACTTTCAATGCTTATATCCGGAAGAACTTTGGAACAATGCAGTTGTTGAGTCTACAGTGCATCTTCTTTACAAATGGAGAAGAGAACCATGGATTAATGAATTGAAATGGTGaacatgttttatttttctcaccAAAAATTGCCACTTTATTTCaacttccctttttttttccacccctagtTGTGCATGCTGAATGACAAACATTTTGGTTAAAGAAGTGAAGATGACGGCTGCATTCATGGCAAGCAAATAGTATACGGTTCTATGCTGAGGTGGAGAATGGAGATATTACCTTGGAAGTTCAGTACTATACATTCATCAAATGTTTCGCTGATGATTCATAATTATTGGCACAACTAAATGGAGCTCAATGATGTTTCTGaaaatctaaagaaaaaaaatctagtttGTCGATGCTTTCACACGTAAGTTGCTAGAACAATAAGAAGCAACTAATGAAACAAATTAGCAACGTGTAGGCAACATTTTACTAAATATATGGTCAGCTTGTTAAAAGTCTTCCATTCAGTAATTTTTATCAacagaagaaagagaggaatgATAGGAGGGGATCCACGatcaaataataatatattgtgACTAAGAGCCTGTTTAGTttgcgaaatgaaaatttttgggtgtcacatcagacgtttgaccggatgttggaaggggttttcagacacgaatgaaaaaactaatttcataactcgcctggaaaccgcgagacaaatcttttgagcctaattaattcgccattagcacatgtaagttactgtagcacttatgactaatcatgaactaattagtctcgaaagattcgtctcgtgatttcccctCTAAtcgtgcaattagtttttcttttaatctacatttaatgttccatgcatgtgtaaaagatttgatgtgatgtttttgggaaaggGGCCTAACAAGAAAGACGGCAAAAGACTGCCAAAAGGGGTACCTGAAATTGTTGTTGCAGCTCTAATGAAGAGTAGTAGACGCCAGTTCAACAATTCTAACACCACGAATTGGCTGCTGAAGTTTTTATAGATGATTAGTGTGAGAACAGTATAGATTGGATCATCTGAGTAAGCATTTGACCAATAACCTACCATGCAATGTGCAAATGAGAACATACAACAGAAATAGGCAACGGTGGATGGGTAGGGAGAATGGTGCAGCAAGTGGTTGCTCCGTCCACGGCAAGCGTGAGCACTGAGCAGACACAGACAGGTGACGGCGGGCAGATATATATGCGTGACGTCGAGGCCGTGTGCCATGGTCGATGGTCGCTGGCGGCTGTGACGGAGCAGTGAGCGCCCGACGATGGGTGTTCGACCGGAGCTGAAGTGTTACCCAGTTCAGAGCTAGCCGCCGGAGGCATGAGAGGATGGGTGGCGCCCGTCGCAACCAAGCCTTCCTGCGGTACCAGCGGAAGagaggacggcgacggagggggGCACGGGGAAGCTATGGGCACGCTGTACATATACGCAGGGCGAGAATGAAAGGGCAATggagctgcaaaaaaaaaaggtatggcCAAACATCTTCCCGTTTGATATAGACGCACCATGCACTACAACATGACTATATTTTTCAACATGGTGTAGTGGTGCTCCTGACCAGTTGCCTCACATTACCttaatttttcttgtatttagTGTAGGTCGTTGGgacaaaatcataaaaaaagagagtgaCTGTGCGTCCGTGTTTATAGAGACGAGTGTGTATGTGTTGTACTAtgtttcttagaaaaaaaatacacatccAAAATCAAGACTTACCTGGCATCTTATGCCTTAATTATTGTGTGTTTTAATCTTCTTTAATTTTGACCCAATTTGGAACCCTACTCTACAAGTTGGAGAAAAACAACCAACAACCCTCAAATTGATTTCCTAAGATTCCATTATAGAAATTTAATCGATTTGATTGATAGAAATCCAAAGTAATTTGAAGGAAACCAGAAATTCGTGTGTGAATCCCAAAACGCACGACCGTAACTGCCTAACTTGTTTTTTGATAGCCGTTGCCGCCTAGCTGGCATGGCAAGTCTCAAGGTAAAAATGGCCTATTGGACAGGGCAGCACTGGCAAGAGCAGTAGACCTACTCGCTGATCAGGTAATTTCCTTCCACGCCTCTAGTCTCACTCGCATCTAAGGGTCACAGCTCGTGCGGCACGCACGGTGCATCAAAGCGATAGGCACCGGTTGGCAGGGGATCGAGGACTCGAGCAGGTATGAGTCCTCCGCCACTCCTGCATTGCGGATTGAGGAAAGTCCGAGGATAGCGTCATAGCGGAGGTGTCATCCGGTTAAGGGCAATAGCAGTGCGTCACGTAAAATACCGGACCTGAGGTGCCATATGGGCTGAGGAACATTGATAGACACTAGCTTCACAATGCAGTACCTCAAGTGGGGTCCACAAAAATatagttttccttttcttttctccacctttccgctctctctctcttcctttcctcGAGCCCAACACTGCTTCTTCCCCTCTCTCATACCTTTCCCTATCTCACCTCTCACGCTCAAGCGAAGACGGTGCTAGGGCGGCTGAGCGGAGCTGCGGCCTCGATGGCGACGGGGCTGGGCAGAGCAGCGGCGAGCGGAGACGGCACAGGGGTGGCCGAGTGGAGCGTCGGTGGATCTGGggacgactgcggcggcggcggctaggaggAGATGACGGCGGCGGTCTCGACAAAGAGGCCACTTGCTCCACAACGAGGTGATGACGGCGGCGGTctcggcggggcggcgggctTGGCACTCGACGGTGGCGAACTTCTTGGCCTCCCCTCCTCTCGcgtgcccccgccgcctcgtccaTGTCTTCCTCGCGCGCCGTGGCTCGTCGGGGAGCAGCGTGGCGGCGATGAGTCTCGACGACGGCGTCCAGTGGCGACGGCTCGTCCGGGCGCGGCACGAGgatggccgtggccgtggcttCGTCGCCGCTGCTGTGGTCGCTGCTGCGCTGCCCTCCTCCCTAGGCCGGCGATGCAGATCTGGCGGTACGGGACGACCTCGGAacggccgccgagctccgggtggtgcggcggcgacaCGCCCTGCCTGTCCCCCACGACCGCCGGCGCCACTCACTCCGATGCCACTTGCTCCACAGTGCTGTTTCCATCCTCACACGCCCTACTTTTTCTCCCAAGAACCGGTGGCCTTCTTTGGACACAAGAACCTCATTTCGGTGGGCCCAGATGCAAAGGTGGCATGTGCCCTTAAGCTTTGCCTATGTGGGATGGCAAGGGAGAATGCCACCTCACCGCACTCACCGCACTGTGAAGGCCCTAAGTCGCAACGGGTGTTATGGTGGGGCGGAGGTCACGGCGGCCGGGAAAGCGTGACCAGGTAACGTCACGGGATCAGCAGTAGAAATTTCATATGTTTGATTGAAAGggtgaactctttttttttatatattactttGTACGATTTAATACAAGTTATAGTGTACAATATAGTTATAATatagttataatgtaattacatttcaatatactactagaaaaatgctcgtgcgttacaacgggtgaagtctattttaatcttattagtgttataatatgatttttttaagatgaaatttactgtaagagttcgcttggatatatatgtttttagaaaatcataagctgtagttaggagtccgatcgtctcaggttagcatgcgagtttttttttaaaacagatttcttatatgattccttctgtattaccaaaaatgaatgatcttaaaaaccgactcaaatacgaatatgtatttccaaaagcaaacgaacttaaaaattgattcatacacgaatgacgtaccaaaataccggcaaaaacatcttcaatttttataatagtagagatagagatagagaagagatatagattaaaaccaaaatataaaatcaaaaccgactcaaacatggATGACGAACCGCGggaacatcttcaatttttataaccgactcaaacacagatgacggaccacggaaacatcttcaatttttataatagtagagattccttctgtattaaaaaaaagaaccgatcttaaaaaccgacttaaatatggatatgtatttcaaaaaacaaacgaacttaaaaaccgactcatacacagatgatgtaccaaaatactgacgaaaacattttcaatttttataatagtagagatcaGAAGAtgttttgccggtattttggtacgttatccgtgtttgagtgggtttttaagtttgtttgtaTTTGGAAATACTGATACATGTTTGAGAtggattttaagtttgttcgcttttgaaaatacgatccgtgtttgagtcggattttaaatttgtttgcttttgaaaatatataaaaggaatcgtataagaaatctctttaaaaaaccacgcatgctaacttgagatgaatgTCGgactaattgcagctcatgattttcttaaaaaaaatatccaagcaaattccaACAATAtgtttcaccttaactaaaccgtaataccgtataacaataataagattaaaatagcattcacctgttacaacgcacggacattttttttcttaagtataaataaaaatgttacttGTATTCGGGAATACCTATTCCAATCGAAGTCCAAGGTTTGACGCTACAAATAAAAATCGCCCCTTTTGCTTTGGCTTTTCAGCACTCCCTTCCGCTTAGCCGCCGGGTTGCGGGCGCTCCGAACCGCCGCCTCCGTCTaatctctcctcctcggccgtcGGCCCTCGACTGCGATCTGCGGGAGATCCGAACCGGCGAAGATGAGATCGGGACCAGGATCCAAGGTGCCGGATTCCAGGACTAGAAGAGCGGCGAGCGACGAGGACCAGGAGAGGCCTTCGTTGCCCCCTTCGCTGGAGCCAGGTATGTCTACCatgccaccgtcgtcgtctgCGCCATGCGGGTCGCCGGCTTGTGGAGGCACTAGCATGGAGGAGCCAAGCCGGGAGGAACTCCCTGCTCCATCATcgcgggcgtcgccgtcgcAAAGCCTCCCCGCTGTTACGGAGGCTCCTCCGACATACTGGTTCGCTCGCCCTCGTAGAGCCGATTCCATGACAATGTCATATGATCCACAGGCAACTGAGTCCAAACAATCAGAATTGGATCTACCACTTTCAACACCTCAATCGCAATTCAACGACTCCTCCATAGCTTCAGAGGAGGAGAAGCAGTGGGAGGTAGCACAAGATCAGCAAGACTCGGATTCCTCTGCAGATAGCTCTCCACTTCGTGAACCGCAGGCCCCACTCGTGCCTATCTTGAGAACTCCTTCCGGTGAGGTGGTGTATGGCATTACTGATGATCCAGTAGCTGCACAAGCTTATCACTGGGCCTATCGCAAGTACGAGGAGAAACTAGGTTTGTTTACTTTCTTTCATCCGTTTTATTACATCTATGAAATCAACTAGGAAGTGAAACCAATttagtttttcacaatttatttaTTGGAAACTTATGAAATCAACTATGAATCTAACCAATTCGATTTAATATAACCCACAACATGCTTGTAGAACCAACTAAAGAATTAAAGTTAATTCAATTTAACGCAATTTAAGCTCACCTATTTCTTATACACCATATCATTGTTGTAGCTCGTCAGGAACAATTACCGACACTAAGGTCATCATCTTGTGCTTCCTCTTGTACTACGGAATGTTATAGCCCCAAGCAGAAGAAAATATTCCTAAATGCTTCCAAATCTGTTGTGAGCCTTTCAGCTTATCACGGTAGTGTATATTCTTCATCTCGTGTATAATTCCATCTCTAATGGCAATGTTGGTTGCTTCTGCTAACTTTTTGTGTATGCCCAGATGGTACGGAGATTAACCAATGTACTGGTATTGTTGTTGAGTGGGATGATGTAAAAAAATCTGCTATAATTCTCACTTCTGCTTGGATTATTTGCACAAAGAAACCCTTCGATGATTGGTCATACAAGGATTATGCTCCTGAGGCTAAGGTAAAACACTTCAGAAGCTTAGCATGCTTGTGATTGTTAGCATGTTAAGGGCGTGTTCTTTACTCCCTATTCCCAACTTCTATTAGCTTGTTTTCCATGCGCATACTTTCCAAACTGCtataaacggtgcatttttttacaagaattttctatagaaaagttgcttcaaaaaatcatattaattaatctatttttcaaattttttagctaatacttaattaatcattgaTAATCTATCGCTCAGTTTTGAGTGCTAGAGGGGAAGGGTTTTCAACCCCCCCAAAAGCATGTCTAGTATTCGGTTCGTAAAGATACAAACCAAtgacaatttaaaaaaaaaacaaggaaaaaaaacgtAAGCCGAACAAGCATTTGGTTCGTTGTCCAGTGGTCGGCTAATTTTTGCCCACCCTTACTCCTTGTAGCACCTTGGAGTCAAGGATCTAGTTTCTGGTCACCGTGCTTGCAATGCTAAGTACATTTGTACCTTGTCCcccctcatctctctcttt from Oryza glaberrima chromosome 3, OglaRS2, whole genome shotgun sequence carries:
- the LOC127768990 gene encoding uncharacterized protein LOC127768990 isoform X1, whose protein sequence is MRSGPGSKVPDSRTRRAASDEDQERPSLPPSLEPGMSTMPPSSSAPCGSPACGGTSMEEPSREELPAPSSRASPSQSLPAVTEAPPTYWFARPRRADSMTMSYDPQATESKQSELDLPLSTPQSQFNDSSIASEEEKQWEVAQDQQDSDSSADSSPLREPQAPLVPILRTPSGEVVYGITDDPVAAQAYHWAYRKYEEKLARQEQLPTLRSSSCASSCTTECYSPKQKKIFLNASKSVVSLSAYHDGTEINQCTGIVVEWDDVKKSAIILTSAWIICTKKPFDDWSYKDYAPEAKVIVRIPDDTTSDCRLLYFSKHFDIAFFETMGELTLPIVPLKPDLEYGQNLCVLARDNKTDLICTTVRVKYVDPYEYQHNHYLFIDGSIPKCGTGGALADFSGNIVGMLFCTLPIVAFIPSSLILTCMRLWRNFGQLVRPQLGLKLRTVDFLEMAHIELLSRKYNIASGLIVREVFSQCAAEKHGIRVGDVILSCQGENISNLEDILLGVGERHLEKGNDSGSKVDVEVGVFHVLKCSRRLVTLTVELSDGIEVFH
- the LOC127768990 gene encoding uncharacterized protein LOC127768990 isoform X2, whose translation is MRSGPGSKVPDSRTRRAASDEDQERPSLPPSLEPGMSTMPPSSSAPCGSPACGGTSMEEPSREELPAPSSRASPSQSLPAVTEAPPTYWFARPRRADSMTMSYDPQATESKQSELDLPLSTPQSQFNDSSIASEEEKQWEVAQDQQDSDSSADSSPLREPQAPLVPILRTPSGEVVYGITDDPVAAQAYHWAYRKYEEKLARQEQLPTLRSSSCASSCTTECYSPKQKKIFLNASKSVVSLSAYHDGTEINQCTGIVVEWDDVKKSAIILTSAWIICTKKPFDDWSYKDYAPEAKVIVRIPDDTTSDCRLLYFSKHFDIAFFETMGELTLPIVPLKPDLEYGQNLCVLARDNKTDLICTTVRVKYVDPYEYQHNHYLFIDGSIPKCGTGGALADFSGNIVGMLFCTLPIVAFIPSSLILTCMRLWRNFGQLVRPQLGLKLRTVDFLEMAHIELLSRKYNIASGLIVRECAAEKHGIRVGDVILSCQGENISNLEDILLGVGERHLEKGNDSGSKVDVEVGVFHVLKCSRRLVTLTVELSDGIEVFH
- the LOC127768990 gene encoding uncharacterized protein LOC127768990 isoform X3, whose protein sequence is MRSGPGSKVPDSRTRRAASDEDQERPSLPPSLEPGMSTMPPSSSAPCGSPACGGTSMEEPSREELPAPSSRASPSQSLPAVTEAPPTYWFARPRRADSMTMSYDPQATESKQSELDLPLSTPQSQFNDSSIASEEEKQWEVAQDQQDSDSSADSSPLREPQAPLVPILRTPSGEVVYGITDDPVAAQAYHWAYRKYEEKLARQEQLPTLRSSSCASSCTTECYSPKQKKIFLNASKSVVSLSAYHDGTEINQCTGIVVEWDDVKKSAIILTSAWIICTKKPFDDWSYKDYAPEAKVIVRIPDDTTSDCRLLYFSKHFDIAFFETMGELTLPIVPLKPDLEYGQNLCVLARDNKTDLICTTVRVKYVDPYEYQHNHYLFIDGSIPKCGTGGALADFSGNIVGMLFCTLPIVAFIPSSLILTCMRLWRNFGQLVRPQLGLKLRTVDFLEMAHIELLSRKYNIASGLIVRELEDILLGVGERHLEKGNDSGSKVDVEVGVFHVLKCSRRLVTLTVELSDGIEVFH
- the LOC127768990 gene encoding uncharacterized protein LOC127768990 isoform X4, which encodes MRSGPGSKVPDSRTRRAASDEDQERPSLPPSLEPGMSTMPPSSSAPCGSPACGGTSMEEPSREELPAPSSRASPSQSLPAVTEAPPTYWFARPRRADSMTMSYDPQATESKQSELDLPLSTPQSQFNDSSIASEEEKQWEVAQDQQDSDSSADSSPLREPQAPLVPILRTPSGEVVYGITDDPVAAQAYHWAYRKYEEKLARQEQLPTLRSSSCASSCTTECYSPKQKKIFLNASKSVVSLSAYHDGTEINQCTGIVVEWDDVKKSAIILTSAWIICTKKPFDDWSYKDYAPEAKCGTGGALADFSGNIVGMLFCTLPIVAFIPSSLILTCMRLWRNFGQLVRPQLGLKLRTVDFLEMAHIELLSRKYNIASGLIVREVFSQCAAEKHGIRVGDVILSCQGENISNLEDILLGVGERHLEKGNDSGSKVDVEVGVFHVLKCSRRLVTLTVELSDGIEVFH